The segment CTAACCCCACCCCAGCTATGCTCAGAGCCCAGAGGAAGAGAGAGCGCCTCCCTGCAGCTGAGCTAGCTAAGCTCCTCCCCAGGTCTCCATCAGCTCAAGCCATGTGTAAACCACACACAGGGATGGACCGATCCTGGTCCCTGTGAACTAGCTTATTGCTACTCTGTAACCAACAGCTGCTCTCCGCACTGCTGTGGATCTGCCTGTGCCCCAGCAGGTTTCCCAGGGAGTCAAGGAGGAAATGAAACAGTCACACAGCCTCTCAGGTTAAATCCGGGCAGCATTCCCCTTCGAGCTTCTGCACAGGGGCGGCTTGGTATGGCCAAACGTGGGAAGTCACTAACTTGCGGGTACGCTGCTAGCCAAGCTGGCAGGGCTGGTGTTTGCTGGCTGCTCGTCCCATTTCCTACCTCGGGTTGTTTGGCTGGAAAGGTGACCTTACTGGCTTTGAGTGCGGGGCGTCTTGCTCCCACAATGGCAGCGTGACAGGGAGGGCTGCAGTTCAGTGCTGGGCCTCTGCTCCGAGAGGGCACTTCTCCACCTGCAGAACGAGCGCTGGGCTTGTGCAGCTTCACTGGGAGCAAGCAACTATGCAGAGGCTCCACTGAGGAACAAGAAGACCCCCAGCAACGTGACCAGTAAATGCCAGAGCACAGAGCTGTAGCCCTCCTGCTGCACGTCTGCAGAGGCAAAGAGAAAGACCTCCTGGGATGTCAGCACCAAATCCAAGCCCTGCCTACCGGGGGTGGCACTGCATGGCAGCAGCAAGGCACCCTGCAGTAACAGGCCACAGGGCTTGGCAATGCAGCGTGAAACTCCTTGTGTCCTTAAATCACCCCGGCAGCTCTGCTGCACACGTGGGCTGGGATGTTGCCTCGCTTTTTCAAGGGAAAAACGTCACCATTAGTGAATGAGATGCGAAGCGATGCTCCGAGAAGGGCCAACGCTGCTGGGGGATGAAGAACTTAATAAAGCCTTAGTAGGTGTGCTGCTCACAGGAGAGGTTCTCATGAACCccatctccctccagcccctgggaGCAGGGCTTGGAGCAGACACCTACACTGAACGCAGGCTCCAAAAGGTGCAGTCGTGTGAGGCCTCTACGATTTGCTGGCCCTGCCCGCTGGCTTTCAGGGCAGGTAAGCGCCCACTACTACCCTCCAGAGCAAAAGCAGCAAAGACAAGATTTGCTATGTCTAAGGCAAACAACATGGCCTCTCCTTCCTTACCCCTTTCTTTGGGAAAATCTTTCATGCCACTTTCAGACATCACAGTACAGGGCACAAGGAAGAATCTATATCCCCCATTCAGATATCCTTTAATGCCATCTGGGGAGGCCGTCATAGACACAAGTGGCTGCAATTCCCCCCGGTCATTAGCAAAATACCCTTTGCTTCTCCACCCAGGGGAATGCAGGTCCAGCAGCATTGCAagggcccacccctgctccctttAGGGGACAGAAGAAAACAAGAGCTCTGATGCCAGAGGCAGCTCACATTCACTGAATCATTTTCGCTACTTTGGAAGCGGGCCGAGAATGTGAGCAGTCAGGCTGCGGAGGGTGGGCTCTCCAGCGGCTAGAGATAGAATGGAAATGAGGAACcatgggctctattcccagctctgcccgaCACCACAAACACGTCAGTCAAACCAGCCGTAAAATGGGTACATTTCCCTGCCACCCGGGACTAGGAGCTTAGTGCTGACAATGCAGCCCAAGAGTCTCCAGGTGCGTTGCCAAGCCGTGTTACTCGGAGACCTCTAAAAACGCTCTAGCAGCCTTACTTTTCTGAGAGAGCCAAACCAGCCCATGCTCTGAACCGGGTACTGACCAGCCCCAGCACCGCAGGTTCAGGCACCGAGAGCAATGAaaggcagacagtctgtagcaaTGAGGTGAAAGCCTGGCTGTGTCTAGAATCCCATTCACAATGCTGCAGTTCAGCAGCTGTCAGCACTTCTGTGATGATGAACGGTGATCTTCCAGGGTTTAGAACTCGCTGCATTCCAGGAGGAGATTGGCTCCCTTCTCCAGGCTGAGGGAACCAGGTTAGTTttgctcactcttccccactTTCTGCATGCAGCTGGTGCATTTTGGTCCCTTCCTGACAATCCCACCCCTAAGTCCTCACCACATCCTTGCCCTGAGGTGCAGCGCACCTGGAGCTCCCATTAGCTTCAGCGGGAGCTGCGTGCTcatcaccctctgaaaatcaggccaagtTGGCTTTCAACAGATTGGTTATTAGCAGTTTTAACTAACTCCTCCTTCCTCACCTGAGCTCATGCATCAGCTCCGCTGAGTGGAGCTTGCAGATCTCACAGTTGTTTGCAAAGAGGTCaagtcaaattttaaaaagttaaagtttgTCTGAAATTTCTGTTACAAGTAACACTTAATGGCCATATAAATAGAAGTGAAATGAAATATAAACTCTTTACTTTCTAGAAGATACAGCAACAGGGGGTGGAGTCAGAAACCTACTACACGGAAAACATGATGGCGAAGCACACAACTTGGCAGAGGGCTCGATGGCAGGCAGAGTAACCAAAACTATAATCAACTAATTTTTAAGATGATTAGATTTTAAGCAGATGGTGTCCCTTTACTACTGTCGGGAGAGGCAACAGAGTAAACTGACACACTGATTTCACTATGGCATCTACAAGACTGTTTGAAAAAAATTCCCACCCACAAATATCTTGAACCCTTTCCCCATCAAGTTTGAAACTGATTGGAGAAATAACGTATCAAAATTAAAACTTTAGCGTCACCTGCAGACTGACATGTGTGAATGGCGTTAATGATTTCAAAGGACTCAGtttgaatttggccccaaatttaTGTATTTTAGAATCAGCTTTCAGAGAGCTCAATAGGCCAAGAGAAGTGCTCCTGGAACATTTATGTTTAATTCCAAGGGATGTGATTTAAAAGAAGACCGACAGCCCTCTCCTGTGCTTGTCGCTCACACACGGCACTGCAGCATTGTGTTAGTGCATGAGAATCTGAAAGTGTAAACTGACATGCTTGTTAGCACAACAAAGCATTCAAAAATGCAAGAAAGAAGGCAGCAGACCTAGTGACACTACAGTGGATTTTTAACATTTCCTTAGTACAGATGGTTCCCTCCCCTACTCTAGCCCTTCACACCAGTGAAACCAGGCAAGAAATTGGCAACACTAACTATGGAAAACAATCCCCTGGACTGGATGACCTGTAGTGGAATGACCAACCCCCACACTGCCTTCACTGAGATGACAGACAGAACTGATATCTATGCCCACCACTCTGAAAGGTTAGGGACTGCACTGGCAACTTGCCAGGAACCAAGGGGACACCACATTTGCATATAATTTGATATATGAGAGCAGTTCATTTTTATTATGATGGTGCAGCCCACTGACAggagtcccagcatgcaatgctccaccTTAATTCAAGCCCCCAAACTACTCTTCACCCTGGAACCTTTTGTCTCCACAGTCTACATCTCCACATTAAAGAGGGGGCCCCAAGTGACATTTGCCCTCATGGATTAAATCCCAGAAAGTTTTATGGCTGAATGCTGTGCCAAGCTATAAATGTAGAGATTTACCTAATTTAACTATGGGCCTTATTCTGCTCCCAGTACAGCCAatgagttttgcctttgacttcaatggggacaggacAAGGCCGCAAGACAAACAGGGAAGCCACTGAGTGCCTCACTAGGTCTGTGAACAGCAGATGCCACTAAAACTAGGATCTTAGCTGAAGCATTCACAGGGAGGCTGCTTCTGAGTGTAAATGGTAAGTTTCTGGTGGGGCTGGTTTAACTCAGACTTCTGAAGTTACCTTCAGGCAGCAGTATCACAGGTAAATCCTGGCTCCCCCCAATAGCAGGTCtgcttcttcctctctctgcctcccacTGAGCTGCTCGCATAATGTTAAGAACGGACAGTTTTCTGCTGCCCACGTGTCTCTGGGGAAGCCCTCTCAGATGTGTCTCCCGCTAGGCTGCTCCTGTTGGGCCATGCCAGGTGGCAGCGAGCACCCAGCGCTGGCTTGCTCGCCATGGACAGACGTGAGTGACTGGAACGATCAACACAGACTTCAATGGTACCTGGGCTCGGAGACCAGGGGAAGTATCTCacttctgcaccccctccccgggTTTGATCACTAGTTTTATCATGTGATAGCGACACAGGATGGTTGTCAAAGTCTGATGGGTCAGCTGATCATGTCTGACCTGAGGCCTGGGAGGGCGAGGGTACTGAGGAGGGGCATATCTGATGAAGAATTAAGTACGTGGCTCGCTGCCAGTTTTAAACTAAAGGGTTTGAATCAGTCCTGTCACAATGGGGAGGTTTCCCTCATGGGCTGCAGGAGCCTGGGACAGCAGGATAGGAGTCTGCCAGAGTTGCTCCCAGCACAGGATGGATCCCACCCAACCGCCCAGGGCAACCCACGAGATACTGAGAACCAACGACTAGTTACGGCTCCCTGATTCTCCACCCTAGCTTTGATTAGAGTAGGTTAGAAACCAGGGATACCTGGAGACCATGGGACAGCTGGAGCACATgatgctccagccccactccacctcccctCTGCAGCAGGGCTGCAAGGAAGGAGGCATAGCAACTAGCTATGCCCTCTCTAAGGCCACTGAGGACTCTTGGGTGATTTTCTGCCTTTGGTGTTGCAGTGCTCAGGTaaagggagcagaacaggggCAGATTCTCTGTGTTTAGTATTGATGGTGTcactccccaccacacacatccTCAGCCGGAAACATGAAACTGACAGAAGATGCTGGAGGAACATGGACCAATATCAGAAGGACCCACTGAGGTCTGGTGTGTGACAGGCATCTTTGTGAGGAAGGCACTGAGGAAGCATCTGAGATATGGCAACAGTGCTGCCTCTCCCAGGTATTGCTGGTTACAGAAAACAGAGCTGCACACTTCAAAAGTAAACTTCGGTTTCCAGTGTCTCCAACGTACCTTTAGAAGAGTGTCCCCTAGAACCCCCAGCTCTGAACGGTCACAGTGTGGCTGGGAAGTGGCGCTCCATTCAAATGCATGAGGGAAAGTCACACCCTGGTAGTGGGATGCCCATGGGAAAGTTCCCTCAAGCTTTTAGAGGAAGGGGAGCCATCCAGATATATCCTGACTCAAGGGCACACACTGAGACGTTTGTACCCAAGATCTGATCCGCAGAGCTTTTTTCTATAAAATGCATTTGCGTACGTGGACTAAATCGGTCTTTAAAAAAATCCGCCCACCAAGACAGACAACCTCTACAATCTGAAGTGAATGGTAAATTGCAGCTGCtagcaatttaaattttaaatgtaccTGCCAGCTGGGAATTATTAAAAAGAAGTTAGACAGCAGTACCATCAAACATGCATCTCATGAATGTGGGTTACCCTTATCTTTCTTTCCACTCCTGCCTCGTGCTGCTTGTTGCTCTGACTCCTGAAGTCCCCTCTAAAGTTCCATTGCAAACTCCATGGGCCAGAGACCATAACTTACTTGTTCTGCAAAGCAGAAAACTACCTTCATATGCTGCTTGAATAAAGAATGCAATGCACGCAGcccaggagggagagaagagaaaggcaCAGCTGGCACAGGTTCAAGCAAGGCGTAGTGAGGACCAGGGTGCCATGCAAACTGTCCCCGTCCGGCCACGCCAATAAACCTGCAACCTCACTGGGACCAACCCACCGCCCCAGCCACAGTCAGCCTGGTATATAAGTGCAGAACACTGATGTCAAAGAGTGACAAGCTGTGGTGTTTGGGGCAACACCAAGAAATGGGGCTGAACAGGCACAAGCCACCGGATTAGTTTCTCTTTTGAGCTGATGCAGGGTCTGAGCTCTTTTCCAGACATGAACATCCCATATTAACGGTGAAGCTTGGCACACAAGCAGGGGGAAAAGGGCAATTAGAGCAGTTAAAACAGTATCAGTTGGACCTAGAGACTGAAGTACTGAGGTTGTGTAATTCCTGTGAACAGGGAATGGACGTTGGTCTGTAAAGCAAAGGGAGAACACTCCACTCTGTAGATCTCTCTTGCTTTGGCTTATTACACCCTATGTGACCTTCTAATCCCATGCAAGTTAATCGCCCTTCTCATCTGTTCTATTCAAACTAGCAAACTCCTCTCCAAGGagcacagcggggggggggggggggggggggctcccacTGACCCACCTCTTTAAGACTGATCATAGCCATGTAGACCACGTTTGTGCCGTCTCGCTTGAAATGTGTGTGAGGCTTGTCCTTGAGAACGAAGACGATATCGGCAGGGATGTTGTCTGGCGTGGCATCTCCTTCTTTGGGAAACGTGATTTTGGTTCCTTCTTTCCACCCCCTTTTAATGACAATGTTCAATATCTTATCCTCGGTCCTTGTGGTTCTCCCGTCAGGGTTCAGCCGCCGGCGGGTGATTTTCATCCTTTTGGTAGAGCCGTGGTAGATTTCTTCCAGGGAGACCCTGAGCTCGTGGATGATGGGTGGGTCCTGGACCTTTCTTCGTGTGTGGAGAGGCTCCGGGTGCCGTCGATGGACTCCGTTGATGCCGTTGAAGCCAAACCGTCCAAAGGCGCTGAAAGGGTCATCGTCGTCATCGATATCCATGTCTTCCTGATCGAACCCATTGAATGCCCGGGAGCGACTGCTGGCAAAGAAGATGTCGAAGGGATTGGAGCCGCCGAAGAAAGAAGCAAAGGTGGCGTGTGGGTCTCCGTGGAAGGTGTAGTGGAAAGTGTTGCCGGAGCCACCAGAGGAACCGCCTCCAGTTTTGAGCCCTAGAACACAGCAAGGAAAGGACAATGTTAACAAAATCCATTGCAGAAGAAGGTTGTTCCCTTCTAGTCCTGCCGGATGCACAGGGAATGCAGACAGAGCAACAGCTGGGCCACCCTGACTAGACTTTTGTTGGTTTTTTCTAATATGCAGCATGGGAACCAAAGGTGGAATTCAGTCTTGGTGTTGCAAGCTCCTTTCTACCACTCTCTAGGCAGCAGGATCCCACACAGCCTCTCACATCCCTCCTTCACCCCCAACCTGGCCACAGTCTGCGTCCTTTTTCCACTGGAGAAACTAGCTAGCAGTTATCTTCTGAGCAAAGCTGAGCAAACTTATCTTCCCGAGCTGGAAGGTGGGGGTTCTTGGCGTGCTGCTGCCCGCAGGCACCAGttaccggccaatgggagctgcggagttggcgctcggggcaggggcagcgtgtggagacaccccccacccccggggccgAAGGGACGTGCCgactgcttccaggagtggcgcagagcaagggtgggcaggaagctgccttagccctgctgcgctgctggtgTTGGCGGCAGCGGTggcccccgggcccttttaaatcgccgggggtggcaggcagggctgggagacaCTATGAGGGAGGTGCacgggggcagcaggcggggccaGGGAAGAGACCtggccccgaacattggtggagctaggcccccgggccctgaatattcctggagcacaggcaccatgggcccatataactcgctgccCCTGCATGCAAGGCTCCTAAGCATAATCTTCCTGTGTTCCTTCCGGCTGTACTGCAGGAAGCAATTTGGTCTCTGTAAATCTGTTAAATTTCACAGCATGGCAACTGCTGGAGTCCAACGACGATATGGACTAGGCAGTTGATGGCTCTTTCAGACTAATTTAGCGACACAAATTAGAAGTCCAAGTTCCGACAAAGGCAGGCCTGAATACTCTCTTTATGTCAGCTGTACATTACCCCCTGAACACCCCGTTCATGCTGTGATCTATTGCATCTCCCAAGGCGTCTGAACTGCACCATGGACACATGGCCCAGCAGTGGCATACTTTGCAATTTATGAAAGGCTTTGAACTCAGTGAGCAATTGTGGAGTCAGGGCTTTTTCACACAGACTGATGGGAGGTCAGCATTTATACACTAACTAGCCTCTCCACCACAAATGAGCGTGCGAGTGAGAAACACACTACACTCTCAGATGAAAGGGGCTAACATGAGGGCCACAAAGTACTTTGCAAACGAAGTCATGGCTCAACAACCTGAGATATTAGCATCAGGTCTTGTTGATGGGAGTCAAGTTTGAGGGGGGATgatgcctttttgtttttaaaaaatactcgCTTTCCCCTGCACCATGACCAGCCCAGGTCAGTCGGTGGAGTGGCGCTCAGGAGCAGAACCCAGAGATAAGAACAGCAAATAAGTTGgatatttatttcttttggtaactagcAAAAGATCTTCTTAAACTAGGGCTTCTCTCAGGCCCCACCCAGCCCAGAAGCCTGCTCCTACTTGAGTCTGCTCAGACACCGTACGTTTATATCTGTCCACAGCAAACCCCTGGAAGTTCCTACACAGCCAGGGTGTGAGGCAGACAGCCCCTCTCAAAAGTGTATCTACAATAAAAACACAAAGAGGATCACTAAGGTGCCCAGCAGGTCACGCAGGGCTGGGGGTAGACTTCTTCCAGTGTGCCCTTCACATTCCACATGTTTTGGGATGTTGTGTCACATGGTTTTGATTGGAGGGGTCAAGAAGGGGTCTAACCAAGCCCAGCTCAGTGTCTATTTTCAGCTCTCCACTTACAAAATAGTGCTATTTCTGAAAAGCTGACGTCCTGTGTCAACCCCTctagtcagagcgagcagcagGAGATGCAAGCCAGGCAAAAGCAGGACAAACTTGTTGTTCTTTTCTCTCGGTCTTGACGGATGAGTTTGCCTTGGGATGCAGAGGTCTTTTGTTGGCTTGAACAAAATACACATAAGCGAAGGCTCCCCATCTGCCAGCCACACACCTTAAGCCTCCACAACACTGTGCAAAGGGGACTTAGGCTTGGAAGCACATGTAAGACCAGTACATATACTGAAACTGATCTGCATCAAATTTAATCTAGTCTGCAaatattcttcttttcttttgccCGAGGCcttgtgggggtgaggggtggtgTGCTGTCTGAGCCCCCTTGCCCAGTCCCGCAAAAGCCCAGCATCACAGCAGGTCTCCTTCTACCCGTGCTAGCCTGTTGGGGCTGATCTAGTGTCCCAAACCTGGCAAAGAACGGAACTGGAGGTCTGCCCCCAGTGCTTTCAAGTAGGTGGTTAGAcagacaccccccctcccacatCAGAACATCTACGTGATCCTCCGGCAACAGCTAATGCTGCATTTGTGTCACAGC is part of the Eretmochelys imbricata isolate rEreImb1 chromosome 5, rEreImb1.hap1, whole genome shotgun sequence genome and harbors:
- the DNAJB5 gene encoding dnaJ homolog subfamily B member 5 isoform X1 — translated: MGKDYYKTLGLQSGANEDEIKKAYRKMALKYHPDKNKDPSAEEKFKEIAEAYDVLSDPKKRAVYDQYGEEGLKTGGGSSGGSGNTFHYTFHGDPHATFASFFGGSNPFDIFFASSRSRAFNGFDQEDMDIDDDDDPFSAFGRFGFNGINGVHRRHPEPLHTRRKVQDPPIIHELRVSLEEIYHGSTKRMKITRRRLNPDGRTTRTEDKILNIVIKRGWKEGTKITFPKEGDATPDNIPADIVFVLKDKPHTHFKRDGTNVVYMAMISLKEALCGCTVNIPTLDGRVIPLPCNDIIKPGTVKRLRGEGLPFPKVPTQRGDLIVEFKVRFPDKIAPQTRQILKQHLPCS
- the DNAJB5 gene encoding dnaJ homolog subfamily B member 5 isoform X3; the encoded protein is MQYFLRNKDSTGGNVAVMGKDYYKTLGLQSGANEDEIKKAYRKMALKYHPDKNKDPSAEEKFKEIAEAYDVLSDPKKRAVYDQYGEEGLKTGGGSSGGSGNTFHYTFHGDPHATFASFFGGSNPFDIFFASSRSRAFNGFDQEDMDIDDDDDPFSAFGRFGFNGINGVHRRHPEPLHTRRKVQDPPIIHELRVSLEEIYHGSTKRMKITRRRLNPDGRTTRTEDKILNIVIKRGWKEGTKITFPKEGDATPDNIPADIVFVLKDKPHTHFKRDGTNVVYMAMISLKEALCGCTVNIPTLDGRVIPLPCNDIIKPGTVKRLRGEGLPFPKVPTQRGDLIVEFKVRFPDKIAPQTRQILKQHLPCS
- the DNAJB5 gene encoding dnaJ homolog subfamily B member 5 isoform X2; this encodes MPAILLFWSRMERNKDSTGGNVAVMGKDYYKTLGLQSGANEDEIKKAYRKMALKYHPDKNKDPSAEEKFKEIAEAYDVLSDPKKRAVYDQYGEEGLKTGGGSSGGSGNTFHYTFHGDPHATFASFFGGSNPFDIFFASSRSRAFNGFDQEDMDIDDDDDPFSAFGRFGFNGINGVHRRHPEPLHTRRKVQDPPIIHELRVSLEEIYHGSTKRMKITRRRLNPDGRTTRTEDKILNIVIKRGWKEGTKITFPKEGDATPDNIPADIVFVLKDKPHTHFKRDGTNVVYMAMISLKEALCGCTVNIPTLDGRVIPLPCNDIIKPGTVKRLRGEGLPFPKVPTQRGDLIVEFKVRFPDKIAPQTRQILKQHLPCS